In Paracoccus sp. TOH, a single window of DNA contains:
- a CDS encoding PBP1A family penicillin-binding protein, protein MLRFLLSFIGAIFSWLVTAVFFIALTVGAVFWMYSRDLPSHEQLAQYAPKTISRIYSGEGRIIDEFAEERRIFVPIDEIPPLVREAFVSAEDKNFYHHHGFDPRGMIGALVEAVKSRGENVRGASTITQQVMKNFLLSSDRSVERKIKELILATRLESTLSKDQILELYLNEIFLGQNSFGVAAAAQTYFNKPLTELAPHEAAMLAAMPQAPGRYHPVRAKERVTERRNYVLREMWQNGYIDQATYEVEVKQPLRSVQNGDFPAFQQQLPPRDYFTDEIRRQLSAQFGEEEFFGGGLAIRATVDPRLQKIAARALQKALEQYDRGRGVWRGTRVTIPAEKLGSEQDWRPALAGARVPRDIEGWFPAVVLSLGDSDASIGIEDQDGTATIPAKDVQWARKRRADGTLAPKARAASDLLEVGDVVLVRRMTSDSDGSFIRWTLRQVPEVQGGFMAMDVNTGRVISMQGGFSYQSSVFNRATQAQRQPGSSFKPFVYAAALDSGFTPATIIIDEPITVNTPQGLWTPKNANGRFYGPTPMRTGIEQSRNLMTIRIAQGIGMDTVAKYAEKFGVYDHLGHFLANSLGAQETTLFKMVAAYAMFANGGERVEPTLVDRVQDRRGRTIYRHDRRECVTCGQATLPAGASPQIVSNRERVMDAITAYQLTSMLEGVVKRGSGRGVDLPVPVAGKTGTTNDAKDVWFIGFTSNIVAGCYLGYDQPRTLGANAYGGTLCVPVFNEFMREAVKEFGGTAFKVPPGGHFVNIDRFTGAILGPDAKGDNVIAEYFRDGQDLSGLGMIDGGFGRADPATLPLFTSGRDGGQAVTTSTGKRKVIPKKADFGTLSSGGLY, encoded by the coding sequence TTGCTGCGCTTCCTGCTGTCTTTCATCGGTGCGATCTTTTCCTGGCTCGTGACCGCCGTCTTCTTCATCGCCCTGACCGTGGGCGCGGTGTTCTGGATGTATTCGCGCGATCTGCCCAGCCATGAGCAGCTGGCGCAATACGCGCCCAAGACCATCAGCCGCATCTATTCCGGCGAGGGGCGGATCATCGACGAATTCGCCGAGGAGCGGCGCATCTTCGTGCCGATCGACGAGATCCCGCCTTTGGTGCGCGAGGCCTTCGTCAGCGCCGAGGACAAGAACTTCTATCATCACCACGGCTTCGATCCGCGCGGCATGATCGGCGCCCTGGTCGAGGCGGTGAAGTCGCGCGGCGAGAACGTGCGCGGCGCCTCGACCATCACGCAGCAGGTGATGAAGAACTTCCTGCTGTCCAGCGACCGCAGCGTCGAGCGCAAGATCAAGGAGCTGATCCTGGCCACCCGGCTGGAATCGACGCTGTCCAAGGACCAGATCCTGGAACTGTATCTGAACGAGATTTTCCTGGGTCAGAACAGCTTCGGCGTCGCCGCCGCGGCGCAGACCTATTTCAACAAGCCGCTGACCGAGCTGGCCCCGCACGAGGCGGCGATGCTGGCCGCCATGCCGCAGGCGCCCGGCCGCTATCACCCGGTCCGCGCCAAGGAACGGGTGACCGAGCGGCGCAACTACGTGCTGCGCGAGATGTGGCAGAACGGCTATATCGACCAGGCCACCTACGAGGTCGAGGTCAAGCAGCCGCTGCGCTCGGTGCAGAACGGCGATTTCCCGGCCTTCCAGCAGCAGCTGCCGCCGCGCGACTATTTCACCGACGAGATCCGCCGCCAGCTCTCGGCGCAGTTCGGCGAGGAGGAATTTTTCGGCGGCGGTCTGGCGATCCGCGCCACCGTCGATCCGCGGCTGCAGAAAATCGCGGCCCGCGCCCTGCAGAAGGCGCTGGAGCAATACGACCGCGGCCGCGGCGTCTGGCGCGGCACCCGCGTCACCATCCCGGCCGAGAAGCTGGGCAGCGAGCAGGACTGGCGCCCCGCCCTGGCCGGGGCCCGGGTGCCGCGCGACATCGAGGGCTGGTTTCCCGCCGTGGTGCTGTCCCTTGGCGACAGCGACGCCAGCATCGGCATCGAGGATCAGGACGGCACCGCCACCATCCCGGCCAAGGATGTGCAATGGGCCAGGAAGCGCCGCGCCGACGGCACGCTGGCGCCCAAGGCCAGGGCGGCCTCGGACCTGCTGGAGGTCGGAGACGTGGTGCTGGTGCGCCGCATGACCAGCGACAGCGACGGCAGCTTCATCCGCTGGACGCTGCGCCAGGTGCCCGAGGTGCAGGGCGGTTTCATGGCCATGGACGTGAATACCGGCCGGGTGATCTCGATGCAGGGCGGCTTCAGCTATCAAAGCTCGGTCTTCAACCGCGCGACCCAGGCGCAGCGTCAGCCGGGTTCCAGCTTCAAGCCCTTCGTCTATGCGGCGGCGCTGGATTCGGGCTTTACCCCCGCGACGATCATCATCGACGAGCCGATCACCGTGAACACGCCGCAGGGCCTCTGGACGCCCAAGAACGCCAACGGCAGGTTCTATGGCCCGACGCCGATGCGCACCGGGATCGAACAGTCCCGCAACCTGATGACCATCCGTATCGCCCAGGGCATCGGCATGGATACGGTGGCGAAATATGCCGAGAAATTCGGCGTCTACGACCATCTCGGCCATTTCCTGGCGAACTCGCTCGGCGCGCAGGAGACGACGCTGTTCAAGATGGTCGCCGCCTATGCCATGTTCGCCAATGGCGGCGAGCGGGTGGAGCCGACGCTGGTCGACCGCGTGCAGGACCGCCGCGGCCGCACCATCTATCGCCACGACCGCCGCGAATGCGTGACCTGCGGCCAGGCGACGCTGCCGGCCGGCGCCTCGCCGCAGATCGTCTCGAACCGCGAGCGGGTGATGGACGCGATCACCGCCTATCAGCTGACCTCGATGCTGGAGGGCGTGGTCAAGCGCGGCTCGGGGCGCGGCGTGGACCTGCCGGTGCCGGTGGCCGGCAAGACCGGCACCACCAACGATGCCAAGGACGTCTGGTTCATCGGCTTCACCTCGAACATCGTCGCCGGCTGCTACCTGGGCTATGACCAGCCGCGAACCCTGGGCGCCAATGCCTATGGCGGCACGCTTTGCGTGCCGGTGTTCAACGAATTCATGCGGGAGGCGGTCAAGGAATTCGGCGGCACCGCCTTCAAGGTGCCGCCGGGCGGGCATTTCGTGAACATCGACCGCTTCACCGGCGCCATCCTGGGCCCCGATGCCAAGGGCGACAATGTCATCGCCGAATATTTCCGCGACGGTCAGGATCTGAGCGGGCTCGGCATGATCGACGGCGGTTTCGGCCGCGCCGATCCGGCGACGCTGCCGCTGTTCACCTCGGGCCGCGACGGCGGGCAGGCGGTGACCACCTCGACCGGCAAGAGAAAGGTGATCCCGAAGAAGGCCGATTTCGGCACCCTGTCCTCGGGCGGGCTGTATTGA
- a CDS encoding N-acetylmuramoyl-L-alanine amidase, whose protein sequence is MRWLFALLLVWLALPALADDGARSALATVDLAGSSLTAEGRDRGRPRPMELRLTISQPVPYRVYFLDGPPRLVVDFREIDFSGTRAGDLPGRELVPALRWGRFRSGWSRLVMELPGPYALRTAVQRPAEGGAGGALVKLRIEPVDATEFVTRGNALSALWDLPKPAEVTPLPPRRTGRRPLRVAIDPGHGGHDPGAQVGAIYEAAVLLGFARELTEILTRAGFEVVATRKDDSFIPLERRMTIARTAQADLFISLHADALPAGEAAGLSIYVWNPQADDRATRELATRHDRADLLAGLDLSGTDDQIADVLMDLARTETHPRSQAFAKFAVSELNRAGIGMHSRPVRGAAFSVLKSPDIPSVLIELGFLTDAGDRANLFDPDWRARTAQALARAISLWAQDDAARAALSRR, encoded by the coding sequence ATGAGATGGCTTTTCGCCCTGCTGCTGGTCTGGCTGGCGCTGCCGGCGCTGGCCGATGACGGCGCGCGCTCGGCTCTGGCGACGGTCGATCTGGCGGGCTCGTCGCTGACGGCAGAGGGCCGCGACCGCGGCAGGCCGCGGCCGATGGAGCTGCGGCTGACCATCAGCCAGCCGGTGCCCTATCGGGTCTATTTCCTCGACGGCCCGCCGCGGCTGGTGGTGGATTTCCGCGAAATCGACTTTTCCGGCACCAGGGCCGGGGATCTGCCGGGGCGCGAACTGGTGCCGGCGTTGCGCTGGGGCCGGTTCCGGTCCGGCTGGTCGCGGCTGGTGATGGAACTGCCCGGCCCCTATGCGTTGCGCACCGCCGTGCAGAGGCCGGCCGAGGGCGGCGCCGGCGGGGCCCTGGTCAAGCTGCGCATCGAGCCGGTCGATGCCACGGAATTCGTCACCCGCGGCAACGCGCTTTCGGCGCTTTGGGATCTGCCCAAGCCCGCCGAGGTGACGCCGCTGCCGCCCCGCCGCACCGGCCGGCGGCCGCTGCGGGTCGCGATCGACCCGGGCCATGGCGGCCACGACCCCGGCGCCCAGGTCGGCGCCATCTACGAGGCGGCGGTGTTGCTGGGTTTTGCCCGCGAGCTGACCGAGATCCTGACCCGCGCCGGTTTCGAGGTCGTCGCCACCCGCAAGGACGACAGCTTCATCCCGCTGGAGCGGCGCATGACCATCGCCCGCACCGCGCAGGCCGACCTGTTCATCTCGCTGCATGCCGATGCGCTGCCGGCGGGCGAGGCGGCGGGGCTGTCGATCTATGTCTGGAACCCGCAGGCCGATGACCGCGCCACGCGCGAACTGGCGACGCGCCACGACCGCGCCGATCTGTTGGCCGGGTTGGACCTCTCCGGCACCGACGACCAGATCGCCGATGTGCTGATGGACCTGGCGCGGACCGAGACCCATCCGCGCTCGCAGGCCTTTGCCAAGTTCGCGGTCTCGGAACTGAACCGCGCCGGCATCGGGATGCACAGCCGCCCGGTGCGCGGCGCGGCGTTTTCTGTGCTGAAATCCCCCGACATTCCCTCGGTGCTGATCGAGCTGGGCTTCCTGACCGATGCCGGCGACCGGGCGAACCTGTTCGACCCGGACTGGCGCGCCCGCACCGCGCAGGCGCTGGCGCGGGCGATCAGCCTTTGGGCGCAGGACGATGCCGCCCGGGCGGCGCTTTCACGCAGGTAG
- a CDS encoding helix-turn-helix domain-containing protein produces the protein MIGLRGSPPSHGHEEPTALPPGFDDPDIRLGDLMRGERATLGKSLLDVQRELRIRASYVAAIENCDISAFDAPSFIAGYVRSYARYLGMDSDWTFRRFCQESGFRPTHGMAPAASGPKPQRRPSDPAEALANPHPIFLPKPESMWSSIEPRAIGSLLVMVALACGLGYGGWAVLQEVQKVNLTPGDQAPGVIAALDPVQEAAQPETVESAQVNLPRPEGLDRTYRPQALELPVLVARDGPIAAIDPGLNEPAIQPEAAQPATRTAAMQDLVYGPEMPAEQLAVRTVAPDAPEIEILAARPAWVRVTSADGTVLLEKTMDAGERFALPKLEAPPVLRAGNSGAVYFAVNGRTYGPAAPGAKVVKNVELSPTALTAKFAFADLSKDPELARMVSLASAAKPEAPAIQE, from the coding sequence ATGATCGGGCTGAGGGGGTCTCCCCCGTCGCATGGCCATGAGGAACCGACGGCATTGCCGCCCGGTTTCGACGATCCGGATATTCGTCTTGGCGATCTGATGCGGGGCGAACGCGCCACGCTGGGCAAGTCGCTGCTGGATGTCCAGCGCGAACTGCGCATCCGCGCCTCCTATGTCGCCGCCATCGAGAATTGCGACATTTCGGCCTTCGACGCGCCCAGTTTCATCGCCGGCTACGTGCGCTCCTATGCGCGCTACCTGGGCATGGATTCGGACTGGACCTTCCGGCGTTTCTGCCAGGAATCCGGCTTTCGGCCCACGCATGGCATGGCGCCCGCCGCTTCGGGGCCCAAGCCGCAGCGCCGGCCCTCGGACCCGGCCGAGGCGCTGGCCAATCCGCATCCGATCTTCCTGCCCAAGCCGGAAAGCATGTGGTCCTCGATCGAGCCGCGCGCCATCGGTTCGCTTCTGGTCATGGTGGCGCTGGCCTGTGGCCTCGGCTATGGTGGCTGGGCCGTGCTGCAAGAGGTGCAGAAGGTCAACCTGACCCCCGGCGACCAGGCGCCCGGGGTGATCGCCGCGCTGGACCCGGTGCAGGAAGCCGCCCAGCCGGAAACCGTGGAATCGGCGCAGGTCAACCTGCCGCGGCCCGAAGGGCTGGACCGCACCTATCGCCCGCAGGCGCTGGAACTGCCGGTGCTGGTCGCCCGCGACGGCCCCATCGCCGCCATAGATCCCGGCCTGAACGAGCCGGCGATCCAGCCCGAAGCCGCCCAGCCCGCCACCCGCACCGCCGCCATGCAGGATCTGGTCTACGGTCCCGAGATGCCGGCCGAGCAGTTGGCGGTGCGCACCGTCGCCCCCGACGCCCCCGAGATCGAGATCCTGGCCGCGCGCCCGGCCTGGGTGCGGGTGACCTCGGCCGATGGCACGGTGCTGCTGGAAAAGACCATGGATGCGGGCGAACGCTTCGCCCTGCCCAAGCTGGAAGCGCCGCCGGTGCTGCGGGCCGGCAATTCCGGCGCGGTCTATTTCGCGGTGAACGGCCGGACCTATGGCCCGGCCGCGCCCGGCGCCAAGGTGGTCAAGAATGTCGAGCTGTCGCCCACCGCGCTGACCGCGAAATTCGCCTTTGCCGATCTGAGCAAGGATCCGGAGCTGGCGCGCATGGTCTCGCTCGCCTCGGCCGCCAAGCCGGAAGCCCCAGCCATCCAGGAATAG
- a CDS encoding DsbA family protein, translating into MKALLTAALLTATALPAFAFDPANMSEAEKAAFGEAVRDYLMANPDVLIESINVLEDRRAADEAKNDQLLVENNRDAIFDDGHSWVGGNPEGDVTLVEFIDYRCGVCKRVNPELEKLISADGNIRWILKEFPILTQESDMAARFAVAVQQEAGAETYKKAHDALMESRGPVNLESLTKLAGDLGLDSQAVLNRMNTEEVSAVLRKNHQLAEQMRIMGTPTFIIGGEMLRGVPAEGLEGAVARARAAAAEG; encoded by the coding sequence ATGAAAGCCCTTTTGACCGCCGCGCTGTTGACGGCGACCGCCCTGCCCGCCTTCGCCTTCGACCCGGCGAACATGAGCGAAGCCGAGAAGGCCGCCTTCGGCGAGGCGGTGCGCGACTACCTGATGGCCAATCCCGATGTCCTGATCGAGTCGATCAACGTGCTGGAAGACCGCCGCGCCGCCGACGAGGCCAAGAACGACCAGCTGCTGGTCGAGAACAACAGGGACGCGATCTTCGACGACGGCCATAGCTGGGTCGGCGGCAATCCCGAGGGCGACGTGACGCTGGTCGAGTTCATCGACTACCGCTGCGGCGTCTGCAAGCGGGTGAACCCGGAGCTGGAGAAGCTGATCTCGGCCGATGGCAATATCCGCTGGATCCTGAAGGAATTCCCGATCCTGACCCAGGAAAGCGACATGGCGGCGCGCTTTGCCGTCGCGGTGCAGCAAGAGGCCGGGGCCGAGACCTACAAGAAGGCGCATGACGCGCTGATGGAATCGCGCGGGCCGGTCAATCTGGAAAGCCTGACCAAGCTGGCCGGCGATCTGGGCCTGGACAGCCAGGCGGTGCTGAACCGGATGAATACCGAGGAGGTCTCGGCGGTGCTGCGCAAGAACCACCAGTTGGCCGAACAGATGCGGATCATGGGGACGCCGACCTTCATCATCGGCGGCGAGATGCTGCGCGGCGTGCCGGCCGAGGGGCTGGAAGGCGCGGTCGCAAGGGCCCGGGCGGCCGCGGCCGAGGGCTGA
- the ispG gene encoding flavodoxin-dependent (E)-4-hydroxy-3-methylbut-2-enyl-diphosphate synthase, which produces MSHNPIRPWRNIDRRKSRQIMVGNVPVGGDAPISVQTMTNTDTSDVRATLDQILRAADVGADIVRVSTPDEASTRALKEICRESPVPIVADIHFHYRRAIEAAEAGAACLRINPGNIGDAARVREVIKAARDHGCSIRIGVNAGSLERHLLEKYGEPCPDAMVESGLDHIRILQDNDFHEFKISVKASDVFLAAAAYQQLAEATDAPIHLGITEAGGLMAGTVKSAIGLGNLLWMGIGDTIRVSLSADPVEEVKVGFEILKSLGLRTRGVQIISCPSCARQGFDVIKTVEILEKRLEHIKTPMSLSIIGCVVNGPGEALMTDIGFTGGGAGSGMVYLAGKQDHKMTNDQMVDHIVELVEKRAAELEAAQAAAAE; this is translated from the coding sequence ATGTCGCATAATCCGATTCGCCCCTGGCGCAATATCGACCGGCGCAAGTCGCGCCAGATCATGGTCGGCAATGTGCCGGTGGGGGGCGATGCGCCGATCAGCGTGCAGACGATGACCAATACCGACACCAGCGACGTCCGGGCGACGCTGGACCAGATTTTGCGCGCCGCCGACGTCGGCGCCGATATCGTCCGGGTCTCGACCCCCGACGAGGCCTCGACCCGGGCGCTGAAGGAAATCTGCCGCGAAAGCCCGGTGCCGATCGTGGCCGACATCCATTTCCACTACCGCCGCGCCATCGAGGCCGCCGAGGCCGGCGCCGCCTGCCTGCGCATCAACCCCGGCAATATCGGCGACGCTGCCCGCGTGCGCGAGGTCATCAAGGCCGCGCGCGACCACGGCTGCTCGATCCGCATCGGCGTGAATGCCGGCAGCCTGGAACGGCACCTGCTGGAGAAATACGGCGAACCCTGCCCGGATGCGATGGTGGAATCCGGCCTCGACCATATCAGGATCCTGCAGGACAACGACTTTCACGAGTTCAAGATCAGCGTGAAGGCCAGCGACGTGTTCCTGGCCGCCGCCGCCTATCAGCAGCTGGCCGAGGCCACCGATGCGCCGATCCACCTGGGCATCACCGAGGCGGGCGGGTTGATGGCCGGCACGGTGAAATCCGCCATCGGCCTCGGCAACCTGCTCTGGATGGGCATCGGCGACACGATCCGCGTCAGCCTGTCCGCCGATCCGGTCGAGGAGGTCAAGGTCGGATTCGAGATCCTGAAATCGCTGGGCCTGCGCACCCGCGGCGTGCAGATCATCTCTTGCCCCAGCTGCGCGCGCCAGGGCTTCGACGTCATCAAGACGGTCGAGATCCTGGAAAAGCGCCTCGAGCACATCAAGACGCCGATGAGCCTGTCGATCATCGGCTGCGTGGTGAACGGTCCGGGCGAGGCGCTGATGACCGATATCGGCTTCACCGGCGGCGGCGCGGGCTCCGGCATGGTCTACCTGGCCGGCAAGCAGGACCACAAGATGACCAACGACCAGATGGTCGACCACATCGTCGAGCTGGTCGAGAAACGCGCCGCCGAACTCGAGGCCGCGCAAGCCGCCGCCGCCGAATAA
- a CDS encoding dipeptidase, with the protein MPNSPKIDEVLSTLDADLPQALARLEAFLRIPSISTDPAHRGDVRRAAEWLCAELQSLGFDSSVRDTPGHPMVVAHSPKGTRRPLLFYGHYDVQPVDPLELWDRPPFEPEIQDTPEGRVIRGRGAADDKGQLMTFVEAFRAWKAVHGELPSDLTLLFEGEEESGSPSLQPFLRENADELRAGIAMICDTGMYSDGRPAITTQLRGLLGEEIVVRAADCDLHSGSFGGLAANPIQILVNVLATVKDADGRITLPGFYDGVEELTEELRADWQDLGFDTGEFLSRVGLNRPVGETGRTGLEMVWNRPTFEINGISGGYAGAGFKTVLPAEARAKVSFRLTGTQDAQAIRETFRAHVRAAIPADCTVAFHGHGASPASRMDISDPAFAAAKAALSQEWGREAAYIGAGGSIPIAGDFKTILGMDSMLIGFGRDDDRIHSPNEKYDLESFAKGARSWARILAALS; encoded by the coding sequence ATGCCGAACAGCCCGAAAATCGACGAAGTACTTTCAACGCTGGACGCGGATCTGCCGCAGGCGCTGGCGCGGCTCGAGGCGTTCCTGCGCATCCCCTCGATCTCGACCGACCCGGCGCATCGCGGCGACGTGCGCCGCGCGGCCGAATGGCTTTGCGCGGAGCTGCAATCGCTGGGCTTCGACTCCTCGGTCCGCGACACGCCCGGCCATCCGATGGTGGTGGCGCATTCCCCGAAAGGCACGCGCCGGCCACTGCTGTTCTATGGCCATTACGACGTGCAGCCGGTCGATCCGCTGGAGCTGTGGGACCGCCCGCCCTTCGAGCCCGAGATCCAGGACACGCCCGAAGGCCGGGTGATCCGCGGCCGCGGCGCCGCCGACGACAAGGGCCAGCTGATGACCTTCGTCGAGGCCTTCCGGGCCTGGAAAGCGGTGCATGGCGAACTGCCCTCGGACCTGACATTGCTATTCGAGGGCGAGGAGGAATCCGGCTCGCCCAGCTTGCAGCCCTTCCTGCGCGAGAATGCGGACGAGCTGCGCGCCGGCATCGCCATGATCTGCGACACCGGCATGTATTCCGACGGTCGCCCGGCGATCACCACCCAGTTGCGCGGGTTGCTGGGCGAGGAGATCGTCGTTCGCGCCGCCGACTGCGACCTGCATTCCGGCAGCTTCGGCGGGCTGGCCGCCAACCCGATCCAGATTCTGGTGAACGTGCTGGCCACCGTGAAGGATGCCGACGGCCGCATCACCCTGCCCGGCTTCTACGACGGCGTCGAGGAACTGACGGAGGAACTGCGCGCCGACTGGCAGGATCTGGGCTTCGATACCGGGGAATTCCTGTCGCGGGTCGGCCTGAACCGGCCGGTCGGCGAGACCGGCCGCACCGGGCTGGAGATGGTCTGGAACCGCCCGACCTTCGAGATCAACGGCATCTCGGGCGGCTATGCCGGCGCGGGTTTCAAGACCGTGCTGCCGGCCGAGGCACGCGCCAAGGTCAGCTTCCGCCTGACCGGCACCCAGGATGCGCAAGCAATCCGCGAGACCTTCCGCGCCCATGTCCGCGCCGCCATTCCGGCTGATTGCACGGTCGCCTTCCACGGTCACGGCGCCAGCCCGGCCAGCCGCATGGACATCTCGGATCCGGCCTTTGCGGCGGCGAAAGCCGCGCTGTCCCAGGAATGGGGTCGCGAGGCCGCCTATATCGGCGCCGGCGGCTCGATCCCCATCGCGGGCGATTTCAAAACCATCCTGGGCATGGATTCGATGCTGATCGGCTTCGGCCGCGACGACGACCGCATCCATTCCCCGAACGAGAAATACGATCTGGAAAGCTTCGCCAAGGGCGCCCGCAGCTGGGCGCGCATCCTGGCGGCGCTGAGCTGA
- a CDS encoding aminotransferase class I/II-fold pyridoxal phosphate-dependent enzyme, whose translation MRQSRRGQVDPFIVMDVMEAARKAEAAGRRIIHMEVGQPSTPAPEGARRALAAALERPLGYTVALGLPELRRGIAALYKRWYGLDLDPNRVVVTPGSSGAFLLAFSALFDAGERVALGEPGYPSYRQILRAMSLEPVGIPTRAEDRYQPRPQDLPADTQGLILASPGNPSGTVLRREELAALTARAAELGMSVISDEIYHGLDYGAGFHSALEVTDEVFVINSFSKYFSMTGWRVGWMVVPDSMIRTVERIAQNMFICPPHASQVAALAALDCVEEAEANLAVYAENRRRMLERLPQIGFDRIAPPEGAFYIYADVSDLTTDSLRFAAEILEKAGVAVTPGLDFDPHRGAQTLRFSYAAGAAEIAEGLDRLAAFMAAR comes from the coding sequence ATGAGACAATCCCGCCGCGGGCAGGTCGATCCCTTTATCGTCATGGATGTGATGGAGGCCGCCCGCAAGGCCGAAGCCGCAGGCCGCCGCATCATCCATATGGAGGTCGGCCAGCCCTCGACCCCGGCGCCCGAGGGCGCGCGCCGGGCGCTGGCCGCGGCGCTGGAGCGGCCGCTGGGCTATACGGTGGCGCTCGGCCTGCCCGAGCTGCGCCGCGGCATCGCCGCACTCTACAAGCGCTGGTACGGGCTCGACCTCGACCCGAACCGGGTGGTGGTGACGCCGGGTTCCTCGGGCGCCTTCCTCCTGGCCTTTTCGGCGCTGTTCGACGCCGGCGAGCGCGTGGCCCTGGGCGAGCCGGGCTATCCCAGCTATCGCCAGATCCTGCGCGCCATGTCGCTGGAGCCGGTGGGCATCCCGACCCGGGCCGAGGACCGCTACCAGCCCCGGCCGCAGGATCTGCCGGCGGATACGCAGGGGCTGATCCTGGCCTCGCCCGGCAATCCCTCCGGCACGGTGCTGCGGCGCGAGGAACTGGCGGCGCTGACCGCGCGGGCCGCGGAACTGGGCATGAGCGTGATCTCGGACGAGATCTATCACGGGCTCGATTACGGCGCCGGATTCCATTCGGCGCTGGAGGTGACGGACGAGGTCTTCGTCATCAACAGTTTCTCGAAATATTTCAGCATGACCGGCTGGCGCGTCGGCTGGATGGTGGTGCCGGACAGCATGATCCGCACCGTCGAACGCATCGCGCAGAACATGTTCATCTGCCCGCCCCATGCCAGCCAGGTCGCGGCCTTGGCGGCGCTGGATTGCGTCGAGGAGGCCGAGGCGAACCTGGCCGTCTATGCCGAGAACCGCCGGCGGATGCTGGAACGGCTGCCGCAGATCGGTTTCGACCGCATCGCACCGCCGGAAGGCGCGTTCTACATCTATGCCGATGTGTCCGACCTGACCACGGACAGCCTGAGATTTGCCGCGGAAATTCTTGAAAAGGCGGGCGTGGCGGTGACGCCGGGCCTGGATTTCGACCCGCATCGCGGCGCGCAGACCCTGCGCTTCAGCTATGCCGCGGGGGCGGCCGAGATCGCCGAGGGGCTGGACCGGCTGGCCGCCTTCATGGCGGCGCGATGA
- the hemA gene encoding 5-aminolevulinate synthase codes for MDYSAALDQALGKLHEEGRYRTFIDIERRKGAYPQAIWTRPDGTEREITVWCGNDYLGMGQHPAVLAAMHEALDSTGAGSGGTRNISGTTIYHKKLEAELADLHQKDAALIFSSAYIANDATLSTLRKLFPGLIIYSDELNHASMIEGIKRFDGAKRIFRHNDVAHLRELLEADDPEAPKLIAFESIYSMDGDFAPIAAICDLADEFNALTYLDEVHAVGMYGPRGGGVAERDGLLDRIDIFNGTLGKAFGVFGGYIAASAKMVDAIRSYAPGFIFTTSLPPAVAAGAAASIAFLKTAEGQLLRDRQQLNARILKMRLRGLGMPIMDHGSHIVPVHVGHPVHCKALSDMLLADFGIYVQPINFPTVPRGTERLRFTPSPVHDPRQIDQLVRAMDNLWSQCKLNRSTSAA; via the coding sequence ATGGATTACTCAGCCGCCCTGGATCAGGCCCTCGGGAAGCTGCACGAAGAAGGGCGCTACCGCACCTTCATCGACATCGAGCGGCGCAAGGGGGCCTATCCGCAGGCTATCTGGACCCGTCCCGACGGGACCGAGCGGGAAATCACCGTCTGGTGTGGCAACGACTATCTGGGCATGGGCCAGCATCCGGCGGTGCTGGCGGCGATGCACGAGGCGCTGGATTCGACCGGCGCCGGCTCGGGCGGGACACGCAACATTTCGGGCACCACGATCTATCACAAGAAGCTGGAAGCCGAACTGGCCGACCTGCACCAGAAAGACGCGGCGCTGATCTTCTCCAGCGCCTATATCGCCAATGACGCGACGCTTTCCACGCTGCGCAAGCTGTTCCCTGGCCTGATCATCTATTCGGACGAGCTGAACCACGCCTCGATGATCGAGGGCATCAAGCGCTTCGACGGCGCCAAGCGCATCTTCCGCCACAATGACGTGGCGCATTTGCGCGAACTGCTCGAGGCCGACGATCCCGAGGCGCCGAAGCTGATCGCCTTCGAATCGATCTATTCCATGGACGGCGATTTCGCCCCCATCGCGGCCATCTGCGACCTGGCGGACGAATTCAACGCCCTGACCTATCTGGACGAGGTTCATGCCGTCGGCATGTATGGCCCCCGCGGCGGCGGCGTGGCCGAACGCGACGGGCTTCTGGACCGCATCGACATCTTCAACGGCACGCTGGGCAAGGCCTTCGGCGTGTTCGGCGGCTATATCGCCGCCTCGGCCAAGATGGTGGACGCCATCCGCTCCTATGCGCCGGGTTTCATCTTCACCACCTCGCTGCCGCCGGCGGTGGCGGCGGGTGCGGCGGCCTCGATCGCCTTCCTGAAGACGGCCGAAGGGCAATTGCTGCGCGACCGCCAGCAGCTGAACGCCCGCATCCTCAAGATGCGGCTGCGCGGCCTTGGTATGCCGATCATGGACCATGGCAGCCATATCGTGCCGGTGCATGTCGGCCATCCGGTGCATTGCAAGGCGCTGTCCGACATGCTGCTGGCCGATTTCGGCATCTATGTGCAGCCGATCAACTTCCCCACCGTGCCGCGCGGCACCGAACGCCTGCGTTTCACCCCCTCGCCGGTGCACGATCCCCGGCAGATCGACCAGCTGGTCCGCGCCATGGACAACCTCTGGTCGCAATGCAAACTGAACCGTTCGACTTCCGCTGCCTGA